One part of the Lycium ferocissimum isolate CSIRO_LF1 chromosome 8, AGI_CSIRO_Lferr_CH_V1, whole genome shotgun sequence genome encodes these proteins:
- the LOC132066282 gene encoding uncharacterized protein LOC132066282, with product MGQIAGAQNTRPHGGLPSDTDVNPKPCNVVTLKNGRELEEVAPKKTSRVEAEKEKISEEMIEEERVVKTPVAKQPQPVVAKPPPPFPQRLARQKEEAIYKKFLDLLKQVHENVPLVDMLQGILKYSKYIKDIVANKIRFTEHATIALTEECTSLIQNRLPTKLKDPRSFTIEISIGKLVVARALCDLGASINLMPSSIFRKLGLGVPRPTTIVLQLTDKSLARPKGIIEDVLVQVGSLIIPADFVILDFEPDPEVPFILGRPFLATGRALINVAAG from the coding sequence ATGGGACAGATAGCTGGTGCACAAAATACTAGACCACATGGAGGACTTCCAAGTGATACGGATGTGAATCCCAAGCCTTGTAATGTTGTGACTCTTAAAAATGGGAGAGAACTAGAGGAAGTGGCTCCGAAGAAAACCAGTCGAGTAGAAGCTGAAAAAGAGAAGATTAGCGAGGAGATGATTGAAGAAGAGAGGGTAGTCAAGACACCAGTGGCAAAGCAGCCACAGCCCGTGGTTGCAAAGCCACCACCTCCATTCCCTCAACGTTTGGCAAGACAGAAAGAAGAGGCTATTTACAAGaagtttcttgatttgcttAAGCAGGTACACGAGAATGTCCCGTTGGTTGATATGCTGCAAGGTATTCTAAAGTATTCTAAGTACATCAAAGATATTGTTGCAAACAAGATCCGATTCACAGAGCATGCCACTATTGCACTTACTGAGGAATGCACTTCGCTGATTCAAAACAGGTTGCCCACTAAATTGAAGGATCCCAGAAGTTTCACGATTGAGATTTCTATTGGGAAGCTGGTTGTTGCTAGAGCACTATGTGATCTCGGTGCAAGTATAAATTTGATGCCTTCATCTATCTTCAGGAAGCTAGGTTTGGGAGTACCCAGACCAACCACTATAGTTCTTCAGCTGACAGACAAATCGTTAGCAAGACCCAAAGGCATTATTGAAGATGTATTGGTGCAAGTAGGGTCGTTGATAATTCCTGCAGACTTCGTGATTTTGGACTTCGAGCCAGACCCGGAAGTCCCATTTATTTTGGGGCGTCCATTCTTGGCCACAGGGAGAGCACTTATTAATGTAGCTGCTGGGTAG